A part of Tessaracoccus timonensis genomic DNA contains:
- a CDS encoding glycoside hydrolase family 172 protein encodes MTNYGKHGSSLRDLPRLRDTKRRRVSSYDVTGGNEDRITLEPGETVEFANIKGAGSVNHIWMTVAPKFPPGPETKDNAFMRKLVLRAYWDGNEHPSILVPLGDFFGMGHARTRNFASLPLQMSPQDGKSLNSFFHMPFADGARFEIANESEELVIWFYFYIDYEAFDELEEGLGRFHASWRRENPTDGIEQGELTNPEYLFEGKNTTGDGNYVILDAKGRGHYVGCVFNVTNLRHTEDWNWYGEGDDMIFVDGESWPPNLHGTGTEDYFNTAWCPSEEYNAPYHGITLPGGENWAGQISYYRFHVEDPVMFQESIRVTIEHGHNNHRSDDISSVAYWYLDGVDETLTLPPVEERMPRLG; translated from the coding sequence ATGACGAACTATGGCAAGCACGGATCGAGCTTGCGAGACCTTCCCCGGCTTCGTGACACGAAGCGTCGACGGGTGTCGTCTTACGACGTGACTGGCGGCAATGAAGACCGCATCACGTTGGAGCCCGGCGAAACCGTGGAGTTCGCCAACATCAAGGGCGCTGGTTCCGTGAACCACATCTGGATGACCGTCGCCCCGAAGTTCCCTCCGGGCCCGGAGACGAAGGACAACGCATTCATGCGCAAGCTCGTGCTGCGCGCGTACTGGGACGGCAACGAGCACCCCAGCATCCTGGTGCCGCTCGGCGATTTCTTCGGCATGGGGCATGCCCGCACGCGGAACTTCGCGTCGCTGCCGCTACAGATGAGCCCGCAGGACGGAAAGTCGCTGAACTCGTTCTTCCACATGCCCTTCGCCGACGGGGCACGGTTCGAGATCGCTAACGAGTCCGAAGAGCTGGTGATCTGGTTCTACTTCTACATCGACTACGAAGCCTTCGACGAGCTCGAAGAAGGGCTCGGGCGCTTCCACGCATCCTGGCGTCGTGAGAACCCCACCGACGGCATCGAGCAGGGAGAGCTCACCAACCCTGAATACTTGTTCGAGGGTAAGAACACCACGGGCGACGGTAACTATGTCATCCTCGACGCCAAGGGCCGCGGCCACTACGTCGGTTGTGTGTTCAATGTCACGAACCTGCGCCACACGGAAGACTGGAACTGGTACGGCGAAGGTGATGACATGATCTTCGTCGACGGCGAGTCCTGGCCGCCGAATCTGCACGGCACTGGCACTGAGGATTACTTCAATACGGCTTGGTGCCCCTCCGAGGAATACAACGCGCCCTACCACGGAATTACGCTGCCCGGTGGCGAAAACTGGGCCGGTCAGATTTCCTACTACCGCTTCCACGTTGAGGATCCGGTCATGTTCCAGGAGTCCATTCGAGTAACTATTGAACACGGCCACAACAATCACCGAAGTGATGACATTTCGTCGGTAGCATATTGGTACCTCGACGGTGTGGATGAAACACTCACCCTTCCTCCCGTTGAAGAACGTATGCCTCGGCTTGGTTAA
- a CDS encoding DUF1846 domain-containing protein, which yields MQLGFDREKYLAMQSEHIEARRAQFGGKLYLEFGGKLFDDMHASRVLPGFTPDNKIEMLETMRDDVEIVIAVNAKDIATKKQRADLGIPYEEDVLRLIDAFRERGLFVGSVVITQTTEDNAPARAFRRKLERLGLRVYRHYPIKGYPHDVKHIVSESGLGRNDYIETERDVVVVTAPGPGSGKMATCLSQLYHDHQRGITSGYAKYETFPIWNLALDHPVNIAYEAATADLDDVNLIDPYHLAAYGEQCVNYNRDVEVFPVLNQLFESLLGESPYESPTDMGVNMVGFCISDDEVCRRASKQEVIRRWYKAVVEEKAEALEPDASEKIALLMSQLGITVEDRPVVVAANNLAKKTKNPAAAMELPDGTVVTGKTSALLGASSAMLINALKALCDIDDDIDLLSPESIEPIQWLKTQVLGSQNPRLHTDEVLIALAVSAKSDPNAALAMEGLQQLRGCDVHESVILGPVDENIFRQLGIHVTTEPVYQSKKLYRKR from the coding sequence GTGCAGTTAGGCTTTGATCGCGAAAAGTACCTCGCCATGCAGTCCGAGCACATTGAGGCTCGTCGGGCGCAGTTCGGCGGGAAGCTCTACCTCGAGTTCGGTGGGAAACTCTTCGACGACATGCACGCGTCCCGCGTGCTGCCGGGGTTCACCCCAGATAACAAGATCGAGATGCTCGAGACCATGCGCGACGACGTCGAAATCGTCATCGCGGTGAATGCCAAAGACATCGCGACGAAAAAACAGCGCGCCGACCTGGGTATCCCGTATGAAGAGGACGTGCTGCGCCTCATCGACGCCTTCCGCGAGCGCGGGCTGTTCGTCGGCAGCGTGGTCATCACGCAGACGACGGAAGACAACGCACCCGCCCGCGCGTTTCGTCGCAAACTCGAACGCCTCGGCCTGCGCGTCTACCGGCACTATCCCATCAAGGGGTACCCGCATGACGTGAAGCACATCGTCAGCGAGTCCGGGCTCGGGCGCAACGACTATATCGAGACCGAACGCGACGTCGTCGTGGTCACGGCGCCAGGGCCCGGCAGCGGAAAGATGGCGACGTGCCTGTCGCAGCTCTATCACGACCACCAGCGCGGCATCACCTCTGGCTACGCGAAGTACGAGACGTTCCCCATCTGGAACCTCGCGCTCGACCATCCCGTCAATATCGCGTACGAGGCCGCGACGGCAGACCTGGACGACGTGAACCTCATCGACCCGTACCACCTGGCCGCCTACGGCGAGCAGTGCGTCAACTACAACCGCGACGTTGAAGTCTTTCCAGTGCTCAACCAGCTCTTCGAGAGCCTGCTGGGGGAGTCGCCCTACGAATCGCCCACCGATATGGGCGTCAACATGGTGGGCTTTTGTATCAGCGATGACGAGGTGTGCCGACGTGCCTCTAAGCAGGAGGTCATTCGACGGTGGTACAAGGCCGTCGTCGAGGAGAAAGCGGAAGCGCTGGAGCCCGACGCGTCGGAGAAGATTGCGTTGCTGATGAGCCAGCTGGGCATCACCGTCGAAGACCGTCCCGTCGTGGTAGCAGCTAACAATCTGGCCAAGAAGACGAAGAACCCGGCAGCGGCCATGGAACTTCCCGACGGAACGGTTGTTACGGGTAAGACTTCCGCCCTGCTCGGGGCATCGTCGGCGATGCTCATTAATGCGCTCAAGGCTCTGTGCGATATCGACGACGACATCGACCTGCTTTCGCCTGAATCTATCGAGCCGATCCAGTGGCTGAAGACGCAGGTGCTTGGCTCGCAGAATCCACGATTGCACACCGACGAGGTGCTGATCGCGCTGGCGGTGAGCGCCAAATCAGACCCGAACGCGGCGCTCGCCATGGAAGGGCTCCAGCAGTTGCGTGGCTGCGACGTGCACGAGAGCGTGATTCTCGGACCCGTAGACGAGAACATCTTCCGTCAGTTAGGTATTCACGTCACCACGGAACCCGTGTACCAGTCGAAGAAGCTCTACCGAAAGCGCTGA
- a CDS encoding DUF4870 domain-containing protein: protein MTEYDPYRDIDDIIDEIDGNDTQDKPRPSSEDQAKPSPQPVTDPVNPFYGSRYTDAPSQPTAHPTYGASGNGYYTGAYENPFLVQNGPVPVPAHRVPAVPPERQANLTMHKLNTWLSVFFPIASVIFFFIEKDKERVYDQHLRETMNMGITRMILSVGFTLASGFVGGIFGLLNVVYFILALLGAMEAQTKYVEGSPIRYKGAIPFTRKDDI, encoded by the coding sequence ATGACTGAGTACGACCCGTACCGAGACATCGACGACATCATTGACGAGATCGATGGGAACGATACCCAGGACAAGCCGCGCCCCTCTTCCGAAGATCAGGCGAAGCCCTCGCCACAGCCGGTGACCGACCCTGTGAACCCGTTCTACGGGTCCCGCTACACCGACGCACCGTCGCAACCCACCGCGCACCCTACCTACGGGGCGAGCGGGAACGGCTACTACACGGGAGCCTACGAGAACCCCTTCCTCGTTCAGAACGGCCCGGTGCCGGTGCCAGCGCATCGAGTACCCGCGGTGCCACCCGAGCGGCAGGCCAACCTCACCATGCATAAGCTCAACACCTGGCTCTCGGTGTTCTTCCCCATCGCGTCCGTCATCTTCTTCTTCATCGAGAAGGACAAGGAACGCGTGTACGACCAGCACCTTCGCGAGACGATGAACATGGGGATCACCCGCATGATTCTCTCCGTCGGTTTCACGCTGGCGAGCGGATTCGTCGGCGGTATCTTTGGTCTGCTCAACGTGGTGTACTTCATCCTGGCCCTGCTCGGCGCGATGGAAGCGCAGACGAAGTACGTCGAGGGCTCCCCCATCCGCTACAAGGGCGCGATCCCGTTCACACGCAAAGACGACATCTGA
- a CDS encoding L-threonylcarbamoyladenylate synthase, translating to MARYYDVHPKNPQPRSIAQVATVLQDGGLVVYPTDSGFALGTILGNADGIERIKAIRHLDDKHNFTLVVDEFAKLGHYVEMDNWVFRAIKAATPGPYTFILKATREVPRMMQHPKKRTVGVRIPAHVTSLALLEALGAPLVSSTLLLPDLEQPPTEGWEVKELLEHQVDVVLDSGDVGIEPTTVVDMTGSEPEVLRRGAGDTSWFE from the coding sequence TTGGCTCGTTACTACGATGTGCACCCGAAGAACCCGCAGCCGCGCAGCATCGCGCAGGTGGCGACGGTGCTGCAGGACGGCGGCCTCGTCGTGTACCCGACCGATTCGGGTTTCGCGCTGGGCACGATACTCGGTAATGCGGACGGGATCGAGCGCATCAAAGCCATTCGGCACCTCGACGACAAGCACAACTTCACGCTCGTCGTCGACGAATTCGCCAAGCTGGGCCACTACGTCGAGATGGACAACTGGGTGTTCCGAGCCATCAAGGCGGCCACGCCAGGCCCGTACACCTTCATCTTGAAGGCCACGCGCGAGGTTCCGAGGATGATGCAGCACCCGAAGAAGCGGACCGTCGGTGTGCGCATTCCGGCCCACGTCACGTCGTTGGCGTTGCTCGAAGCGTTAGGTGCTCCGCTGGTGAGCTCGACGCTGCTCCTACCGGACCTCGAACAACCCCCGACCGAGGGGTGGGAAGTGAAGGAGCTGCTAGAGCATCAGGTGGACGTGGTGCTCGACTCCGGCGACGTCGGAATAGAGCCGACCACCGTGGTGGATATGACCGGCAGCGAGCCCGAAGTGCTTCGTCGAGGTGCCGGGGATACCAGCTGGTTCGAGTGA
- a CDS encoding aldo/keto reductase has translation MERKFGKFTVSALGYGAMPLSFGETSDDPSQVIHAALDAGITLIDTADIYAPSWDQMGHNERLVAEGLRTYDGDTSRVIVATKAGITRAEGEQWGRCGTLEYLRSRAEAACRNLGVEQLDLLYLHRPDRSLTYAESIRALQQLKADGLTAEVGISNANVEEIEIALEVLGPGQLAAVQNEFSPWFHHTSKPEMELCAREGIAFVPFSPLGGTGGGAKRLDQRFPSIRSASQQLGISPQRVTLAWEMSLGEHIIPIPGASRVASITDSAAALHDTLPAEVLEAITAEVF, from the coding sequence ATGGAGCGAAAGTTTGGCAAGTTCACGGTTTCTGCATTGGGTTACGGCGCGATGCCGTTGTCGTTTGGCGAAACGTCGGATGACCCGTCACAGGTGATTCACGCTGCACTCGACGCCGGCATCACCCTGATCGATACGGCCGACATTTACGCGCCCAGCTGGGATCAAATGGGCCACAACGAGCGACTGGTGGCGGAGGGGCTACGCACCTACGACGGTGACACCTCGCGCGTCATCGTCGCCACGAAAGCTGGCATCACTCGTGCTGAGGGAGAACAGTGGGGGAGGTGCGGCACACTCGAGTACCTGCGCAGCCGCGCTGAGGCTGCATGCCGCAACCTCGGCGTGGAACAGCTCGACTTGTTGTATCTCCACCGTCCTGACCGGTCGCTCACCTACGCGGAATCAATTCGCGCGCTGCAGCAGCTGAAGGCCGACGGGCTCACCGCCGAAGTGGGCATTTCGAACGCCAACGTCGAAGAAATCGAGATCGCCCTCGAGGTGCTCGGTCCCGGACAGCTCGCCGCGGTGCAAAACGAGTTCTCGCCCTGGTTCCATCACACGAGCAAGCCAGAGATGGAACTGTGCGCCCGTGAAGGTATCGCATTCGTTCCGTTCTCACCGCTGGGTGGCACCGGAGGCGGCGCAAAGCGGCTCGATCAGCGCTTCCCGTCAATTCGCAGCGCCTCGCAGCAGTTGGGCATCAGCCCACAGCGAGTCACGCTCGCCTGGGAGATGTCGCTGGGAGAGCACATCATTCCTATCCCCGGCGCATCACGCGTCGCATCCATTACCGACTCCGCAGCCGCCCTGCACGACACATTGCCTGCAGAGGTGCTCGAAGCGATTACGGCTGAGGTGTTCTGA
- a CDS encoding TadE/TadG family type IV pilus assembly protein, which produces MRSQRGLAPAVEAAVIIPGLVLLVGLVVVLARIVMAQHDLNAVAGNAARAVSMARDAAHARKSAAALVDEQLQGEGPRCEHTRVNIDAAGLRAALGSNATVSVTVECAVSMADVVLPGVPGSVTVRAHVESPVDKFRGR; this is translated from the coding sequence ATGCGCAGTCAACGAGGTCTTGCACCAGCGGTAGAAGCCGCCGTGATTATCCCTGGGCTCGTGCTGCTCGTCGGGCTCGTCGTCGTCCTCGCACGCATCGTCATGGCTCAGCATGATCTCAATGCGGTCGCAGGCAATGCCGCCCGGGCCGTCTCCATGGCCCGCGACGCCGCACACGCTCGCAAGTCCGCTGCTGCACTCGTCGATGAGCAGCTTCAGGGAGAAGGGCCGCGTTGCGAACACACCCGCGTCAACATAGACGCCGCCGGGCTTCGTGCTGCGCTTGGCAGCAATGCGACGGTGAGCGTCACCGTCGAGTGTGCGGTATCCATGGCGGACGTGGTGTTGCCGGGCGTTCCAGGCTCGGTGACAGTGCGGGCACATGTCGAATCGCCGGTCGACAAGTTCCGGGGGCGGTAA
- a CDS encoding pyrophosphate--fructose-6-phosphate 1-phosphotransferase gives MVKKVAILTAGGFAPCLSSAIGGLIEKYTKVAPEVEIIAYRHGYQGLLQGDFLVVNDEVRANAGLLHRYGGSPIGNSRVKLTNVEDLVKRGLVQEGDDPLKVAADRLVADGVDVLHTIGGDDTNTTAADLAAYLEKHDYGLTVVGLPKTIDNDVVPIRQSLGAWTAAEMGARFAKNIVAEHNSGSRMLIIHEVMGRHCGWLTAATAQKYHEWVNEQQWLPEIGLSKEAWDIHAVFVPEGHIDIAKEAERLNKVMDEVGNVTIFLSEGAGLDSIVAEMEAAGEEVPRDPFGHVKLDKVNPGAWFGSQFAEQLKAEKVMVQKSGYYSRSAAANQEDLDLIKQCTDLAVDCALRGESGVIGQDEENGDVLSAIAFDRIAGGKAFDINQQWYKDLLESIGQDFPEAATAH, from the coding sequence ATGGTCAAGAAGGTCGCCATTCTGACCGCAGGTGGTTTCGCTCCGTGCCTCTCCTCCGCCATCGGCGGGCTCATCGAGAAGTACACGAAGGTTGCCCCCGAGGTTGAAATCATCGCCTACCGCCACGGCTACCAGGGCCTCCTCCAGGGCGACTTCCTCGTCGTGAACGACGAAGTGCGCGCCAACGCCGGCCTGCTGCATCGCTATGGCGGCTCCCCCATCGGCAACTCCCGCGTCAAGCTCACCAACGTGGAAGACCTGGTGAAGCGCGGTCTGGTGCAGGAAGGCGACGATCCGCTCAAGGTGGCGGCCGACCGCCTCGTGGCAGACGGCGTCGACGTGCTGCACACCATCGGCGGCGACGACACCAACACCACCGCCGCGGATCTCGCTGCCTACCTTGAGAAGCATGACTACGGCCTCACCGTCGTCGGTCTGCCGAAGACCATCGACAACGACGTTGTCCCGATCCGCCAGTCGCTGGGCGCATGGACCGCCGCCGAGATGGGCGCGCGGTTCGCCAAGAACATCGTCGCGGAGCACAACTCCGGATCCCGCATGCTCATCATCCACGAGGTCATGGGCCGTCACTGCGGCTGGCTCACCGCCGCTACTGCGCAGAAGTACCACGAGTGGGTCAACGAGCAGCAGTGGCTGCCGGAAATCGGGCTCTCGAAGGAAGCCTGGGATATTCACGCGGTGTTCGTCCCCGAGGGCCACATCGACATCGCCAAGGAGGCCGAGCGCCTCAACAAGGTGATGGACGAAGTGGGCAACGTCACCATCTTCCTCTCCGAAGGTGCCGGCCTCGACTCGATCGTCGCGGAAATGGAGGCCGCGGGCGAAGAGGTGCCGCGCGACCCCTTCGGCCACGTCAAGCTCGACAAGGTGAACCCGGGCGCCTGGTTCGGTTCCCAGTTCGCCGAGCAGCTGAAGGCCGAAAAGGTCATGGTGCAGAAGTCGGGCTACTACTCCCGCTCCGCTGCAGCCAACCAGGAAGACCTCGACCTCATCAAGCAGTGCACCGACCTCGCCGTCGACTGCGCACTGCGCGGCGAGTCCGGCGTGATCGGGCAAGACGAAGAGAACGGCGACGTGCTCTCCGCCATCGCGTTCGACCGCATCGCCGGTGGCAAGGCGTTCGATATCAACCAGCAGTGGTACAAGGATCTCCTGGAATCCATCGGTCAGGATTTCCCTGAGGCAGCCACCGCGCACTGA
- a CDS encoding YihY/virulence factor BrkB family protein, with amino-acid sequence MKNTIQKILNWPPVAHAMAANSRFGARLGPQFAGAITYFSVLSIVPILMFAFAMLGMILTVFYPELLGQVQEQINDALSGSSDAAQSLTTTIDQALNNWKGIGIVAILTAGYSGSGWVGNLKKAVRMMWRENPVDEARKPNPVLDILQNIAIFLGLLVTLLLGIVVAQAGSSASGLVVEWLGWEDVPGIGFLMRLATIAMTLVASWLLVAFLFLTLPDPKERASWKTWLIGVTIGAVLITILQQLVGTLIGVFSGNAAAAVFGSLIVMMLLMNLLATVILMVAAWIGTDASRRQDSRIEHARASEMAASRSAVALAFADDAAEGPAMVRQDVAERGVRAGLGVGYVTGAATGLGAGALITGLVALITRLIRR; translated from the coding sequence GTGAAGAACACCATTCAGAAGATTCTGAACTGGCCGCCAGTCGCACACGCGATGGCGGCCAATAGTCGTTTCGGAGCACGGCTCGGCCCGCAGTTTGCCGGTGCGATCACCTATTTCTCGGTGCTGTCCATCGTGCCAATCTTGATGTTCGCCTTCGCGATGCTGGGCATGATCCTGACGGTCTTCTATCCGGAATTGCTCGGCCAAGTGCAGGAGCAGATCAATGATGCACTCTCCGGCTCCAGTGATGCGGCCCAGTCGCTGACCACCACCATCGACCAAGCCCTCAACAACTGGAAGGGCATCGGAATCGTCGCTATCTTGACTGCCGGCTACTCCGGCTCAGGGTGGGTGGGTAACCTCAAGAAAGCCGTGCGCATGATGTGGCGGGAGAATCCCGTCGACGAGGCACGCAAGCCCAATCCGGTCCTCGACATTTTGCAGAACATCGCCATCTTCCTCGGCCTGCTCGTCACCTTGCTGCTGGGTATCGTCGTTGCACAGGCTGGTTCGAGCGCGTCGGGGCTCGTCGTCGAATGGCTCGGTTGGGAAGATGTGCCCGGCATTGGCTTCCTCATGAGGCTCGCCACCATCGCAATGACGCTGGTGGCATCGTGGTTGCTGGTTGCATTCCTATTCCTGACGCTGCCCGACCCGAAAGAACGTGCCAGCTGGAAAACCTGGCTCATCGGCGTCACCATCGGCGCCGTACTCATCACCATCTTGCAGCAGCTCGTCGGCACCCTCATCGGAGTCTTCTCGGGTAACGCGGCAGCGGCTGTGTTCGGATCGCTCATTGTGATGATGTTGCTCATGAACCTCTTGGCGACGGTGATCCTCATGGTGGCTGCGTGGATTGGCACCGACGCGAGTCGACGCCAGGACAGCCGCATCGAACACGCTCGCGCATCCGAGATGGCTGCCTCGCGTTCCGCGGTGGCCTTGGCGTTTGCCGACGATGCCGCCGAAGGGCCAGCCATGGTGCGCCAGGACGTCGCCGAACGAGGCGTGCGGGCCGGGCTGGGCGTTGGCTACGTAACCGGTGCCGCGACGGGCCTCGGCGCGGGTGCGTTGATTACCGGGCTCGTAGCGCTCATCACGCGCCTCATTCGACGCTGA
- a CDS encoding MerR family transcriptional regulator — protein MAELQDTLFDGDYSPLPSDQGFRGPVAHKVAGITYRQLDYWARTGLVVPSIRRAEGSGSQRLYSFRDILLLRVVKRFLDVGISLQQIRVAIDHLRSRGVEDVTEVTLVSDGFSVFEVTSANELFDLSKGGQGMFMISVSSVWKEIEGTLLALPSERAVEQQLDHPGDELAARRKAKAG, from the coding sequence GTGGCCGAGCTGCAGGACACATTGTTCGACGGGGATTACTCCCCGCTGCCCAGTGATCAGGGCTTCCGCGGTCCTGTCGCGCACAAGGTCGCTGGCATCACCTATCGTCAGCTCGATTACTGGGCGCGCACGGGGCTCGTCGTGCCGTCGATCAGGCGCGCCGAGGGCTCCGGCTCGCAGCGGCTGTATTCTTTCCGCGACATCCTGCTCCTCCGTGTGGTGAAGCGATTCCTCGACGTCGGTATCTCCCTGCAGCAGATCCGTGTGGCCATCGATCACCTGCGCTCACGCGGCGTTGAAGACGTCACTGAGGTCACCCTCGTGAGTGACGGTTTCAGCGTCTTTGAGGTCACCAGCGCCAATGAACTCTTCGACCTGTCCAAAGGTGGCCAGGGGATGTTCATGATCTCGGTGAGCTCCGTATGGAAAGAGATCGAAGGAACCCTCCTTGCGCTACCGTCGGAACGCGCTGTAGAACAGCAACTCGACCATCCGGGCGACGAACTCGCTGCCCGGCGTAAAGCTAAGGCAGGCTAG
- a CDS encoding bifunctional nuclease family protein — protein sequence MDDFNQFDHQMLNLEVLGIRVLGGDDAPVLLLNEPTGTTLLPIWIGHVEAAAIALQLSDDANVQRPLTHDLLANVIAEFAGEAAGRVIITHMEEGLFHARVRVLDLDLDARPSDAVALALKLGWPIQCPLTLMDQVGVEVDELPSDEVDEFRAFLDSVNADDFSDGENT from the coding sequence ATGGATGACTTCAACCAATTTGACCATCAAATGCTGAACCTCGAGGTGCTTGGCATCAGGGTGCTGGGTGGCGACGATGCGCCCGTGCTCCTGCTCAATGAGCCCACTGGCACGACATTGCTCCCCATTTGGATTGGGCACGTCGAAGCCGCCGCAATCGCCCTCCAACTTTCAGACGACGCGAACGTGCAACGTCCGCTCACACATGACCTCCTGGCGAATGTCATCGCCGAGTTTGCGGGAGAGGCTGCAGGGCGGGTGATTATCACCCATATGGAAGAGGGCCTGTTCCACGCGCGCGTTCGGGTGCTCGACCTCGACCTCGACGCGAGACCAAGCGACGCGGTTGCCCTGGCCCTGAAACTCGGCTGGCCCATCCAGTGCCCGCTCACGCTCATGGATCAAGTTGGGGTTGAGGTTGATGAACTTCCATCTGACGAAGTCGACGAGTTCCGCGCCTTCCTCGATTCCGTCAACGCCGACGACTTCTCAGACGGAGAAAACACGTAG
- a CDS encoding MerR family transcriptional regulator, whose product MASGARTIGRVLEMIRGEFPDISVSKLRYLEAEGLISPDRQQPSGYRRFSQDDVDRLLYVLRAQRDRYLPLKVIREELEALDRGEDPATVTQEPEEQMEPEPDPPRPHTRTGQKGGQLLTRRQLLQESGLGEASLIHLERMRLIEPRRGTACYGREAVAVAVAAKRLSHYGVDLRQMKVLQQAASAEAALVEQVLEPFRRRGSAPNEIVVDVYRVVLQAHAALLHGQING is encoded by the coding sequence ATGGCTTCCGGGGCGCGCACCATCGGACGCGTTCTTGAGATGATCCGGGGAGAATTCCCCGATATTTCGGTCTCCAAGCTGCGTTACCTCGAGGCTGAGGGCCTCATTTCACCGGATCGGCAGCAACCCTCCGGCTATCGACGTTTCAGCCAGGATGATGTCGACCGTCTCCTCTACGTATTGCGTGCGCAGCGCGACCGTTATCTGCCGCTGAAAGTGATCCGTGAGGAGCTGGAAGCGCTTGATCGCGGAGAAGATCCAGCCACGGTGACGCAAGAGCCCGAAGAGCAGATGGAGCCCGAGCCCGACCCCCCGCGCCCGCACACTCGCACGGGGCAAAAAGGCGGTCAGCTGCTTACCCGTCGTCAGTTACTGCAAGAGTCTGGACTGGGGGAGGCGTCGCTGATTCACCTGGAGCGCATGCGCTTGATCGAGCCGCGTCGAGGCACCGCCTGCTATGGACGTGAGGCGGTGGCGGTCGCCGTCGCTGCCAAACGCCTCAGCCACTACGGCGTCGACCTGCGCCAGATGAAAGTGCTCCAGCAAGCCGCCAGTGCCGAGGCCGCGCTCGTCGAGCAGGTGCTCGAGCCATTTCGACGTCGTGGGTCGGCCCCCAACGAGATTGTCGTCGACGTCTACCGCGTCGTCTTGCAAGCCCACGCCGCATTGCTTCATGGACAGATCAATGGATGA
- a CDS encoding FHA domain-containing protein codes for MKGIGMRCIKCGTECAETARFCSHCGAQLEPSTDTTSTFAAIDVPMDYGSPSSVGDAAKGLAPGNALLVVRLGTGDESRFLIDADITTVGRHPESDIFLDDITVSRHHAKFIRIDGNLFLEDLGSLNGTYINRTLIDGRAQVRAGDEIQIGKYRAMIVLGDSGAA; via the coding sequence ATGAAAGGGATTGGGATGAGGTGCATCAAGTGCGGCACGGAGTGCGCTGAGACTGCAAGGTTCTGCAGTCACTGCGGAGCTCAGCTCGAGCCCTCGACGGACACCACGTCGACGTTCGCAGCGATTGACGTGCCAATGGACTACGGGTCTCCCTCTTCTGTAGGCGATGCGGCGAAGGGCCTTGCGCCAGGGAACGCGCTCCTGGTTGTTCGGCTCGGCACTGGAGACGAATCGCGTTTCCTCATCGACGCCGACATCACCACTGTTGGGCGTCACCCTGAGTCCGATATCTTCCTCGACGACATCACCGTCTCCAGGCATCACGCCAAGTTCATCCGAATCGACGGAAACTTGTTCTTGGAAGATCTCGGCAGTCTGAATGGCACGTACATCAACCGCACCCTGATCGACGGACGGGCACAAGTCCGCGCTGGTGACGAAATCCAAATCGGCAAGTACCGGGCCATGATCGTGCTGGGTGATTCCGGGGCCGCCTAA
- a CDS encoding DUF881 domain-containing protein: protein MPDTDPKPDESTDAPRRAATTRPWLKDFLRPSKGQAIAAAVLFVTALMVTWTVRSQDAQPEFAQARQEDLVQLLDTVTNQNRALETELRELQSNRDELLSGADKAESAREDARRRLEQLQILAGTIPAHGPGIRIEMSAKAGKITPELMLNAVDELRDAGAEVIEINDTLRIVVDTAFTVADDGALQADGQTLTLPLTLEVIGDPVTLEAGARFRGGLVSQVEGPRVGGTVQITQLDEVKIDSVVEPRRNEFARPR, encoded by the coding sequence ATGCCTGACACCGATCCGAAACCGGACGAGAGCACCGACGCGCCACGGCGCGCCGCAACTACTCGCCCGTGGCTCAAAGATTTCCTCCGACCCTCCAAAGGCCAAGCTATCGCCGCAGCAGTGCTGTTTGTGACTGCGCTGATGGTGACGTGGACGGTGCGCTCACAAGACGCGCAGCCCGAGTTTGCCCAGGCGCGCCAGGAAGACCTCGTGCAGCTGCTCGACACGGTCACGAACCAGAACCGCGCGCTCGAAACCGAGCTGCGGGAACTACAGTCCAATCGCGACGAACTGCTCAGCGGTGCTGACAAGGCCGAGTCTGCTCGCGAGGATGCCCGACGGCGGCTCGAGCAATTGCAGATTCTCGCCGGCACCATCCCTGCGCACGGTCCTGGGATCCGCATCGAGATGTCTGCTAAGGCTGGGAAGATAACACCAGAGCTCATGCTGAACGCCGTGGACGAGCTGCGCGACGCTGGCGCAGAAGTGATCGAGATCAATGACACGCTGCGGATTGTCGTCGACACCGCATTTACCGTCGCCGACGATGGCGCGCTGCAAGCCGACGGTCAGACGCTGACGCTGCCGCTCACGCTGGAAGTCATCGGTGACCCCGTCACCTTGGAAGCAGGTGCTCGGTTTCGCGGTGGCCTCGTCAGTCAGGTGGAGGGTCCACGCGTGGGCGGCACCGTCCAGATCACCCAATTGGACGAGGTGAAGATCGATTCGGTGGTGGAACCTCGTCGAAATGAGTTTGCCCGACCCCGGTAA